The proteins below are encoded in one region of Ricinus communis isolate WT05 ecotype wild-type chromosome 6, ASM1957865v1, whole genome shotgun sequence:
- the LOC8259321 gene encoding uncharacterized protein LOC8259321 has protein sequence MGSPETTINYDTSWTVARGSLEDCITFESSLSLINDQSSSSTTTVDSTAKSPLILCPTSPDHSTPCEITITFAQEHEVQQVYVRSTARIYEIYCASELNSENEYLCTVRCGIAARDEEVLHAAIDIEETVLALQKGITKELAEDRHNGSNVTSNEDDWVEVKVIDSPLVVSEDSSLSSSSDTSRQRNLQSQDLYEATAEISDANPCKSITLRLLSLQNKGYVCIDEVYVFADPVDATELDNKASPMESSAGNSLMAMLVPTFLQLSRTKGVSLAQDKHDTDRIYEQKLEEIEAKSDPIDAGNKSLANSKAEQMTDAVQKEWKSCSLFQEELQFPEAVTFIAKTVQPEKPPQVSDTESKPDISHNHIEGVLDQLVSRVGRIEDMFLRFEDCMLKPIRSIDERLQRVEQQLEVLMKKTQHSDVHSGTRISAPEFSCSESETNSLYNSGCMDLSYAACETNKKDSFLAVSSIHSDATPISENLTESHPSLVVTAPEFPNCDDDEEDDALELAKESPNGNQRLAMSIDDALASALAGFLSSTSVQSPRYTKTLAVKAPDFPCEEGNSNDEATLLKVPCECITEFFTGFSELEGTEHLMSSFSSLSNVSSLESDESVTRLPNNSTCMETGGEADEQWRYREGDEASPKGTCIELAAPAMHDMTRMNVDQINDDDRINNDTSNGEVSNGTSNKKAVERTDSLEQASGYQTDDGADTTKEGTSLNELYICTEVAEEGSDQDILQNVVELSRAAAQVDFETPILEVKFTCQENLNGNSPLEALLAGISGLNVEEVHPMKGSSKDDSQIGSQSDLIPVDWDAMSSATDNLISVDTEYYNLTLLPLVAEDATHLKND, from the exons ATGGGATCGCCGGAGACTACTATTAACTACGACACTTCATGGACCGTCGCTCGTGGCTCTCTCGAAGATTGTATAACCTTCGAATCGTCTCTTTCTCTAATCAACGATCAatcctcctcctccaccacGACCGTTGATTCGACTGCTAAATCCCCTCTTATTCTATGCCCTACCTCCCCTGATCATTCCACTCCGTGCGAGATCACTA TTACTTTTGCGCAAGAACATGAGGTGCAACAGGTTTATGTTCGAAGTACTGCTAgaatttatgaaatatattgtGCTTCTGAATTGAATAGTGAAAATGAGTATCTCTGTACTGTACGGTGTGGCATTGCTGCTAGAGATGAAGAAGTGCTGCATGCTGCCATTGATATTGAAGAAACTGTATTGGCACTTCAGAAGGGTATTACTAAAGAACTAGCTGAAGACAGACACAACGGTAGTAATGTAACCAGTAATGAAGATGATTGGGTTGAAGTTAAAGTCATTGATTCCCCTTTGGTTGTCAGTGAAGATAGTTCTTTGTCATCAAGTTCTGATACAAGTCGACAACGAAACTTGCAGTCGCAG GATTTGTACGAGGCTACAGCTGAGATTAGTGATGCAAACCCTTGCAAGTCCATTACATTGAGGTTGCTTTCGCTTCAGAATAAAGGTTATGTTTGTATTGATGAAGTCTATGTGTTTGCTGATCCTGTTGATGCAACTGAGTTGGATAATAAAGCGAGTCCAATGGAAAGTTCTGCTGGAAATTCACTTATGGCCATGCTTGTGCCTACCTTTTTGCAATTATCTAGAACAAAGGGTGTCAGTCTAGCACAAGATAAACATGATACTGATAGAATTTATGAACAAAAGTTGGAGGAAATTGAAGCAAAATCTGATCCAATTGATGCTGGAAACAAAAGCCTCGCCAATAGTAAAGCCGAACAAATGACAGATGCAGTGCAGAAGGAATGGAAATCTTGTTCATTGTTTCAGGAGGAACTGCAGTTTCCAGAAGCAGTTACATTTATTGCCAAAACAGTCCAGCCGGAGAAGCCTCCGCAAGTTTCAGATACAGAGAGCAAGCCTGACATATCACACAATCATATTGAAGGGGTTCTGGACCAGCTTGTCTCTCGAGTTGGCAGAATAGAAGATATGTTTTTGAGGTTTGAGGATTGTATGTTGAAGCCCATAAGAAGCATTGATGAGAGGCTCCAAAGAGTAGAACAGCAACTTGAAGTGCTCATGAAGAAAACCCAGCATTCTGATGTGCATTCTGGCACAAGAATTTCAGCTCCTGAATTTTCATGCAGTGAATCAGAGACTAATTCTCTTTATAACAGTGGTTGCATGGATCTTAGTTATGCAGCTTGTGAAACCAATAAGAAGGATTCATTTCTGGCTGTTTCATCTATTCATTCAGATGCCACCCCTATCTCAGAGAATTTGACCGAGTCGCATCCTAGTCTTGTAGTTACTGCTCCAGAGTTCCCAAAttgtgatgatgatgaagaagatgatgcATTGGAACTCGCAAAGGAATCTCCAAATGGGAATCAAAGGCTCGCAATGTCAATTGACGATGCTTTAGCATCTGCACTTGCTGGTTTCTTATCTTCAACTTCTGTTCAGTCCCCAAGATATACAAAAACTCTTGCTGTTAAAGCTCCTGATTTTCCATGTGAAGAAGGAAATAGTAACGATGAAGCAACCTTACTAAAAGTTCCATGTGAATGCATCACAGAATTTTTTACCGGCTTCAGTGAACTTGAAGGGACAGAGCACCTGATGAGTTCATTTTCATCTTTGTCCAATGTTTCTTCTTTAGAGAGTGATGAGAGTGTGACTAGGTTGCCTAACAATAGCACCTGTATGGAAACAGGCGGAGAAGCTGATGAACAGTGGCGGTATAGAGAGGGGGATGAAGCTAGTCCCAAGGGAACTTGTATTGAACTTGCAGCGCCAGCCATGCATGATATGACGAGAATGAATGTTGATCAGATAAACGATGATGATCGGATAAATAATGACACAAGTAATGGAGAAGTCAGCAATGGAACAAGCAATAAAAAGGCTGTTGAGAGAACTGATAGTCTGGAACAGGCTTCTGGATATCAGACTGATGATGGCGCCGATACTACAAAGGAAGGAACTAGTTTgaatgaattatatatttgtacAGAAGTGGCAGAAGAAGGATCTGATCAAGACATTCTACAGAATGTTGTTGAATTATCTCGTGCTGCTGCCCAGGTGGATTTTGAAACACCAATCCTGGAAGTGAAGTTCACTTGTCAGGAAAACTTGAATGGCAACTCTCCCCTTGAGGCACTTTTGGCTGGCATATCAGGTCTGAATGTTGAAGAAGTTCATCCAATGAAAGGAAGCAGCAAGGATGATTCTCAAATCGGATCTCAATCCGACTTGATTCCGGTGGACTGGGATGCGATGAGTTCTGCAACTGATAATCTTATTTCTGTGGATACTGAGTATTATAATCTAACGCTCTTGCCTTTGGTTGCAGAAGATGCAACACATCTTAAAAATGACTAG
- the LOC8259320 gene encoding photosystem II 5 kDa protein, chloroplastic, which produces MASITMAASFLSSNSLGSQSPVTARRTLVVANAAAGGQKVKMNHDSEKESSNGRRDLMFAAVAAAACSVAGVAAAEEPKAGTPEAKKFYSPVCVTMPTARICHK; this is translated from the coding sequence ATGGCCTCAATCACCATGGCAGCCTCATTCCTCAGCAGCAACTCCCTTGGCAGCCAGTCTCCGGTGACCGCCCGCCGGACACTTGTGGTAGCAAATGCTGCTGCTGGTGGACAGAAGGTTAAGATGAACCATGACAGTGAAAAGGAGAGCAGCAATGGGAGGAGAGATTTGATGTTTGCTGCAGTTGCTGCTGCTGCCTGCTCTGTTGCTGGGGTTGCAGCAGCTGAGGAGCCAAAAGCAGGAACCCCAGAAGCCAAGAAATTTTATTCACCAGTTTGTGTTACTATGCCTACAGCTAGGATATGTCACAAATGA
- the LOC8259319 gene encoding tRNA-dihydrouridine(20/20a) synthase isoform X1 produces MVKFTGYCSLISSFTPFPSIILNKHHRLSLNLCFNNSTKSRSFSASPQKLQLHAKAEMGVGRYHPPLFSVAPMMDWTDHHYRTLARLISKHSWLYTEMLAAETIVYQQGNLDRFLAFSPQQHPIVLQIGGSNLDNLAKATELATAYGYDEINFNCGCPSPRVAGHGCFGVRLMLDPKFVGEAMSVIAANTDVPVSVKCRIGVDNHDSYNELCDFIYKVSSLSPTKHFIIHSRKALLNGISPAENRKIPPLKYEYYFALLRDFPDLRFTINGGINCIDEVNLALREGAHGVMVGRAAFNNPWTVLGHVDSAIYGAPESGLTRRQVLEQYQAYADAILGTYGNNRPNVRDVVKPLLGLFYSEPGNGLWKRRADAAFQSCTTIKSFFEETLVAIPDTVLDSPIAEAPSGRQDLFTNVRGLLPPPYATREQDVAYA; encoded by the exons ATGGTGAAGTTCACCGGTTATTGTTCTTTGATTTCTTCATTTACTCCATTTCCTtctattattcttaataaacaTCACAgattatcattaaatttatgtttcaACAATTCAACTAAGTCAAGAAGCTTCTCTGCTTCTCCTCAAAAACTTCAACTGCATGCAAAAGCTGAGATGGGTGTTGGCCGATATCATCCTCCTTTGTTTAG TGTTGCTCCTATGATGGACTGGACAGATCATCATTATAGGACTCTTGCTCGCCTCATATCAAAGCATTCTTGGCTTTATACAGAGATGCTTGCAGCTGAAACAATTGTCTATCAACAGGGAAACCTG GACAGATTTCTGGCATTTTCTCCTCAACAGCATCCAATTGTTCTGCAAATTGGTGGGAGTAATTTGGACAACCTAGCAAAAGCGACTGAACTTGCTACTGCATATGGCTATGATGAGATTAATTTCAA TTGCGGTTGTCCTAGTCCAAGAGTGGCTGGACATGGGTGCTTTGGTGTCCGTCTTATGCTTGATCCAAag TTTGTTGGTGAAGCTATGTCAGTTATTGCAGCCAACACAGATGTTCCTGTTAGTGTTAAATGCCGAATTGGAGTAGATAATCATGATTCATATAATGAGCTTT GTGATTTTATCTATAAGGTCTCTTCTCTGTCCCCAACAAAGCACTTCATAATACATTCACGTAAAGCTCTGCTGAATGGCATCAGTCCAGCTGAAAACCGAAAAATTCCTCCTCTTAA gtatgaatattattttgcTCTCTTACGTGACTTTCCAGACTTGAGATTTACGATAAATGGAGGCATAAATTGTATTGATGAG GTAAATTTGGCACTGAGGGAGGGAGCACATGGTGTAATGGTTGGGCGTGCTGCCTTCAATAA TCCTTGGACTGTGTTGGGACATGTTGATTCTGCAATTTATGGTGCGCCAGAGAGTGGTCTTACTCGTCGTCAG GTCCTTGAACAATATCAAGCATATGCAGATGCCATTTTGGGAACATATGGAAATAATAGACCTAATGTCAGGGATGTGGTCAAG CCTTTGCTTGGTCTTTTCTATTCTGAGCCTGGAAATGGTCTATGGAAGCGCAGAGCTGATGCTGCTTTCCAGAGTTGCACG ACAATCAAATCCTTTTTTGAGGAAACCCTAGTAGCAATTCCTGACACCGTCTTGGATTCGCCCATTGCGGAGGCACCATCTGGTCGTCAAGATCTTTTTACCAATGTAAGAGGGTTGCTTCCACCACCATATGCAACAAGAGAACAGGACGTAGCATATGCTTAG
- the LOC8259319 gene encoding tRNA-dihydrouridine(20/20a) synthase isoform X3 yields MMDWTDHHYRTLARLISKHSWLYTEMLAAETIVYQQGNLDRFLAFSPQQHPIVLQIGGSNLDNLAKATELATAYGYDEINFNCGCPSPRVAGHGCFGVRLMLDPKFVGEAMSVIAANTDVPVSVKCRIGVDNHDSYNELCDFIYKVSSLSPTKHFIIHSRKALLNGISPAENRKIPPLKYEYYFALLRDFPDLRFTINGGINCIDEVNLALREGAHGVMVGRAAFNNPWTVLGHVDSAIYGAPESGLTRRQVLEQYQAYADAILGTYGNNRPNVRDVVKPLLGLFYSEPGNGLWKRRADAAFQSCTTIKSFFEETLVAIPDTVLDSPIAEAPSGRQDLFTNVRGLLPPPYATREQDVAYA; encoded by the exons ATGATGGACTGGACAGATCATCATTATAGGACTCTTGCTCGCCTCATATCAAAGCATTCTTGGCTTTATACAGAGATGCTTGCAGCTGAAACAATTGTCTATCAACAGGGAAACCTG GACAGATTTCTGGCATTTTCTCCTCAACAGCATCCAATTGTTCTGCAAATTGGTGGGAGTAATTTGGACAACCTAGCAAAAGCGACTGAACTTGCTACTGCATATGGCTATGATGAGATTAATTTCAA TTGCGGTTGTCCTAGTCCAAGAGTGGCTGGACATGGGTGCTTTGGTGTCCGTCTTATGCTTGATCCAAag TTTGTTGGTGAAGCTATGTCAGTTATTGCAGCCAACACAGATGTTCCTGTTAGTGTTAAATGCCGAATTGGAGTAGATAATCATGATTCATATAATGAGCTTT GTGATTTTATCTATAAGGTCTCTTCTCTGTCCCCAACAAAGCACTTCATAATACATTCACGTAAAGCTCTGCTGAATGGCATCAGTCCAGCTGAAAACCGAAAAATTCCTCCTCTTAA gtatgaatattattttgcTCTCTTACGTGACTTTCCAGACTTGAGATTTACGATAAATGGAGGCATAAATTGTATTGATGAG GTAAATTTGGCACTGAGGGAGGGAGCACATGGTGTAATGGTTGGGCGTGCTGCCTTCAATAA TCCTTGGACTGTGTTGGGACATGTTGATTCTGCAATTTATGGTGCGCCAGAGAGTGGTCTTACTCGTCGTCAG GTCCTTGAACAATATCAAGCATATGCAGATGCCATTTTGGGAACATATGGAAATAATAGACCTAATGTCAGGGATGTGGTCAAG CCTTTGCTTGGTCTTTTCTATTCTGAGCCTGGAAATGGTCTATGGAAGCGCAGAGCTGATGCTGCTTTCCAGAGTTGCACG ACAATCAAATCCTTTTTTGAGGAAACCCTAGTAGCAATTCCTGACACCGTCTTGGATTCGCCCATTGCGGAGGCACCATCTGGTCGTCAAGATCTTTTTACCAATGTAAGAGGGTTGCTTCCACCACCATATGCAACAAGAGAACAGGACGTAGCATATGCTTAG
- the LOC8259319 gene encoding tRNA-dihydrouridine(20/20a) synthase isoform X2, which translates to MGVGRYHPPLFSVAPMMDWTDHHYRTLARLISKHSWLYTEMLAAETIVYQQGNLDRFLAFSPQQHPIVLQIGGSNLDNLAKATELATAYGYDEINFNCGCPSPRVAGHGCFGVRLMLDPKFVGEAMSVIAANTDVPVSVKCRIGVDNHDSYNELCDFIYKVSSLSPTKHFIIHSRKALLNGISPAENRKIPPLKYEYYFALLRDFPDLRFTINGGINCIDEVNLALREGAHGVMVGRAAFNNPWTVLGHVDSAIYGAPESGLTRRQVLEQYQAYADAILGTYGNNRPNVRDVVKPLLGLFYSEPGNGLWKRRADAAFQSCTTIKSFFEETLVAIPDTVLDSPIAEAPSGRQDLFTNVRGLLPPPYATREQDVAYA; encoded by the exons ATGGGTGTTGGCCGATATCATCCTCCTTTGTTTAG TGTTGCTCCTATGATGGACTGGACAGATCATCATTATAGGACTCTTGCTCGCCTCATATCAAAGCATTCTTGGCTTTATACAGAGATGCTTGCAGCTGAAACAATTGTCTATCAACAGGGAAACCTG GACAGATTTCTGGCATTTTCTCCTCAACAGCATCCAATTGTTCTGCAAATTGGTGGGAGTAATTTGGACAACCTAGCAAAAGCGACTGAACTTGCTACTGCATATGGCTATGATGAGATTAATTTCAA TTGCGGTTGTCCTAGTCCAAGAGTGGCTGGACATGGGTGCTTTGGTGTCCGTCTTATGCTTGATCCAAag TTTGTTGGTGAAGCTATGTCAGTTATTGCAGCCAACACAGATGTTCCTGTTAGTGTTAAATGCCGAATTGGAGTAGATAATCATGATTCATATAATGAGCTTT GTGATTTTATCTATAAGGTCTCTTCTCTGTCCCCAACAAAGCACTTCATAATACATTCACGTAAAGCTCTGCTGAATGGCATCAGTCCAGCTGAAAACCGAAAAATTCCTCCTCTTAA gtatgaatattattttgcTCTCTTACGTGACTTTCCAGACTTGAGATTTACGATAAATGGAGGCATAAATTGTATTGATGAG GTAAATTTGGCACTGAGGGAGGGAGCACATGGTGTAATGGTTGGGCGTGCTGCCTTCAATAA TCCTTGGACTGTGTTGGGACATGTTGATTCTGCAATTTATGGTGCGCCAGAGAGTGGTCTTACTCGTCGTCAG GTCCTTGAACAATATCAAGCATATGCAGATGCCATTTTGGGAACATATGGAAATAATAGACCTAATGTCAGGGATGTGGTCAAG CCTTTGCTTGGTCTTTTCTATTCTGAGCCTGGAAATGGTCTATGGAAGCGCAGAGCTGATGCTGCTTTCCAGAGTTGCACG ACAATCAAATCCTTTTTTGAGGAAACCCTAGTAGCAATTCCTGACACCGTCTTGGATTCGCCCATTGCGGAGGCACCATCTGGTCGTCAAGATCTTTTTACCAATGTAAGAGGGTTGCTTCCACCACCATATGCAACAAGAGAACAGGACGTAGCATATGCTTAG
- the LOC8259318 gene encoding protein TAB2 homolog, chloroplastic, translated as MATLSFNPTRIPHKPISKITSFSKPTKVYFPVSQKPPKTHQKQLHFQSKLSVSTQEQVEVEDYDNEEEEEEVDDDPTAEVSYLDPETDPDSIVEWELDFCSRPILDIRGKKVWELVVCDDSLSLQFTKYFPNNVINSITLKDALVSVSEDLGVPLPEKIRFFRSQMQTIITKACKELNIKPVPSKRCLSLLLWLEERYETVYTRHPGFQKGSKPLLALDNPFPMELPENLFGEKWAFVQLPFSAVQEEVSSLETRFMFGASLDLDLLGIEIGEKTLIPGLAVASSRAKPLAAWMNGLEVCSIEADTSRACLILSVGLSTRYIYATYKKNPVTTAEAEAWEAAKKTCGGLHFLAIQEDLDSEDCVGFWLLLDLPPPPV; from the exons ATGGCTACTCTTAGCTTCAATCCTACAAGAATCCCTCACAAACCCATCTCCAAAAtcacttctttttcaaaacccACAAAAGTCTACTTCCCTGTCTCTCAAAAACCCCCCAAAACACACCAAAAACAGCTCCATTTCCAATCCAAACTCTCAGTTTCAACACAAGAACAAGTGGAAGTTGAAGACTATGATaatgaagaagaggaagaagaagttgATGATGACCCGACTGCAGAAGTGAGCTATCTAGACCCAGAAACTGATCCGGATAGCATTGTTGAATGGGAATTGGATTTTTGTTCTAGGCCTATTCTTGATATTAGAGGCAAGAAAGTGTGGGAGCTTGTTGTTTGTGATGATTCATTGTCACTTCAATTCACTAAGTATTTTCCTAATAATGTTATTAATAGTATCACTTTAAAAGATGCTCTTGTTTCCGTTAGTGAGGATCTTGGTGTCCCTTTGCCAGAAAAAATTCGGTTCTTCAG ATCACAGATGCAGACAATTATAACAAAAGCTTGCAAAGAGCTGAACATAAAGCCTGTTCCAAGTAAACGG TGCCTATCATTGCTTTTATGGTTGGAAGAACGATATGAGACTGTATATACTCGTCATCCTGGCTTTCAAAAGGGATCTAAACCACTCCTGGCTTTGGATAATCCTTTTCCCATGGAACTTCCTGAGAACCTGTTTGGAGAGAAATGGGCCTTTGTCCAATTACCTTTCTCAG CTGTTCAAGAGGAAGTCTCATCACTGGAAACAAGATTCATGTTTGGGGCAAGTCTAGACTTAGATCTCTTGGGAATTGAAATTGGTGAGAAAACCTTGATTCCAGGACTTGCTGTTGCATCTTCGCGCGCTAAACCATTGGCAG CCTGGATGAATGGACTGGAAGTGTGTTCGATAGAAGCGGACACATCTCGTGCTTGCTTGATTCTATCAGTTGGACTCTCCACCCGCTATATTTATGCTACCTATAAGAAAAATCCAGTAACAACAGCAGAAGCTGAGGCCTGGGAAGCAGCAAAAAAAACTTGTGGAGGCTTACATTTCCTTGCCATTCAAGAGGACTTAGATTCAGAAGACTGTGTTGGGTTTTGGCTTTTATTAGACTTGCCACCTCCTCCTGTCTGA